The following are encoded together in the Candidatus Omnitrophota bacterium genome:
- a CDS encoding glycosyltransferase family 4 protein encodes MRKIKVCQVITRMDWGGSPDILRVLCRGLDPAVFDVSLIIGKTGHVSAKTRVFLDEFKGKVTVIKQLKRDISLFDDIMAFFKLYRIFRETGFDVVHTHTAKAGALARIAAYFAGVPAIIHTPHGHNFYGYFNAFFSGLVRIIEKLLGCFTDRIMVLTELEKSDHIKYRVANRGKLVLISQGLDLSGFDPDNKNNISVKESLGISGNFLVAGFVGRLEPVKGPQYFIKAAKKILEKREGVKFVLSGEGSLRRELEEAVASWGLSEQIVFLGWQENIPGIMSAMDMLVLPSLNEAVGIVLIEAQSLGIPVVASNVGGIPEVVKDGQTGLLVAQADPDALAQAMLKLLSDPALRRSMSGSALAWCRDRFKAEAMVDKVTRMYEEVLKEKNARA; translated from the coding sequence ATGAGAAAAATAAAAGTCTGTCAGGTCATCACCAGAATGGACTGGGGAGGGTCTCCGGATATACTGCGCGTACTTTGCCGCGGGCTTGATCCGGCTGTATTCGATGTAAGTTTGATCATCGGGAAGACCGGGCATGTTTCGGCTAAGACCAGGGTATTTCTGGATGAGTTTAAAGGAAAGGTTACGGTTATAAAGCAGTTAAAAAGGGATATCTCGCTGTTTGACGACATAATGGCGTTTTTTAAACTTTACCGGATCTTCCGCGAAACCGGTTTTGATGTGGTGCACACCCATACGGCCAAAGCCGGCGCCTTGGCCAGAATCGCCGCGTATTTCGCCGGGGTCCCGGCGATCATTCATACTCCGCACGGCCACAATTTTTACGGGTATTTCAACGCTTTTTTTTCCGGATTAGTCCGGATAATAGAAAAACTCCTGGGTTGTTTTACCGACAGGATAATGGTCCTGACCGAGTTGGAGAAGAGCGATCATATAAAGTACCGCGTTGCCAACAGGGGAAAATTAGTTTTGATCAGCCAGGGCCTGGACCTGTCGGGATTTGATCCGGATAATAAGAATAATATATCCGTAAAGGAAAGCTTGGGCATATCCGGTAATTTTCTGGTCGCGGGTTTTGTCGGAAGATTGGAGCCGGTCAAGGGGCCGCAATATTTCATAAAAGCGGCAAAAAAGATCCTGGAAAAGCGGGAGGGCGTGAAGTTTGTCTTAAGCGGTGAAGGCAGTTTACGCCGTGAATTAGAGGAAGCGGTCGCTTCCTGGGGGTTAAGCGAGCAGATCGTTTTCTTGGGCTGGCAGGAGAATATTCCGGGGATCATGTCCGCGATGGATATGCTGGTATTGCCTTCTTTGAACGAGGCAGTGGGGATAGTTTTGATCGAAGCGCAATCCCTGGGCATACCTGTTGTCGCCAGCAATGTCGGCGGCATTCCCGAGGTGGTTAAGGATGGGCAGACCGGGTTATTGGTGGCGCAGGCTGACCCGGACGCGTTGGCTCAGGCAATGCTTAAGCTGTTGAGCGATCCCGCGCTAAGGCGGTCTATGTCCGGCTCCGCTCTTGCCTGGTGCCGGGATAGGTTCAAGGCGGAGGCGATGGTTGACAAGGTAACGCGGATGTATGAGGAGGTCCTTAAAGAAAAAAATGCCAGGGCATAG
- a CDS encoding radical SAM protein, translating into MLPLRNLKRSSAKAVRQPLYAVKVLAKRSKAYLSYWLYPGKSSLPEAITLFLTYRCNLHCKMCGQWGDGGVTRKQGQGVLSRELGLEELKRIVDDSAYFKPNITLFGGEPLLFPGCAELIRHIKQKGRHCLMITNGSLLAEFAERIVEAGLDELNVSLDGAGKLHDDIRGMPGLFGRIMEGLQKVNSIKAGCGRKSPLINLQCTITRYNYRNLEEMLEVAKQAKANSLTFHNLIFLSREMLGRQRACDELLACSSRDWEGFVFEPGIDPQYLFEKEKEILGQKYGFSVDFYPNFSSAELSDYYNNTCYRPPASNCRCLSPWLSAYIFPDGELRPCLNLTYSFGNVKKESLIKLWNNSRAKHFRRILKTNKIFPACGRCTELYRY; encoded by the coding sequence ATGCTGCCTTTACGAAACCTGAAAAGATCATCCGCCAAAGCGGTCCGACAGCCTTTATACGCGGTTAAGGTCCTGGCCAAGCGCTCTAAGGCGTATCTGTCTTATTGGCTATATCCGGGTAAAAGCAGCCTGCCTGAAGCTATAACCTTGTTTTTAACTTACCGTTGCAACCTGCACTGCAAAATGTGCGGACAGTGGGGCGATGGCGGAGTGACCAGGAAACAGGGCCAGGGTGTTTTAAGCCGGGAGCTTGGTTTGGAGGAACTAAAGCGAATAGTCGATGACTCGGCTTATTTCAAGCCGAATATCACTTTGTTCGGCGGAGAGCCCCTTTTGTTCCCGGGTTGTGCGGAGCTGATCCGGCATATCAAACAGAAAGGCAGGCATTGTTTAATGATCACCAACGGTTCGCTTTTGGCGGAATTTGCCGAAAGGATAGTGGAAGCGGGCCTGGATGAGCTGAATGTTTCTTTGGACGGCGCGGGTAAATTACATGATGATATCCGCGGAATGCCGGGTTTATTCGGCCGGATCATGGAAGGCCTGCAAAAGGTGAATTCCATTAAAGCCGGCTGCGGCCGGAAGAGCCCGTTAATAAACCTGCAATGCACGATCACCAGGTATAATTACCGTAATTTAGAAGAGATGCTGGAAGTGGCAAAGCAGGCTAAGGCAAATTCGTTGACCTTCCATAACCTGATATTCCTGAGCCGGGAGATGCTCGGCAGGCAAAGGGCCTGTGATGAGTTGCTCGCCTGTTCTTCCCGGGATTGGGAAGGTTTTGTTTTTGAGCCGGGGATAGACCCGCAGTATTTGTTTGAAAAAGAGAAAGAGATCCTCGGGCAAAAATACGGTTTCAGCGTTGATTTTTACCCTAATTTTTCTTCGGCGGAGCTTTCGGATTATTACAACAATACCTGTTACCGGCCTCCCGCGTCGAACTGCCGTTGCCTCAGCCCTTGGCTTTCAGCTTATATTTTCCCTGACGGCGAGCTCAGGCCTTGTTTGAACCTGACCTATTCTTTCGGTAATGTCAAAAAGGAAAGTTTGATAAAACTCTGGAATAACAGCCGGGCTAAACATTTCCGCCGGATATTGAAGACGAATAAAATATTCCCCGCGTGCGGCCGCTGCACGGAATTGTACAGGTATTAA
- a CDS encoding DegT/DnrJ/EryC1/StrS family aminotransferase codes for MIRKIPIIRPDISASDIIRGFKSLCAGSSSEEFIAVLSGFTRAKFICTVNSGLAAFYILLKALQEKSFTKEVVLPAYTAGSLITAVRKAGLKPVLCDISLKDFNMDKDVLSGALSGDTLAVVAVHMFGIPVRDIAGFRAMIPEGTWFLEDCAQAMGSKVSGLPVGCFSDAGFFSFNRGKNLSVFSGGCICTNNEDIAAGVRSAVRGLRKAGPLSGSLLLFKTAALVLATNPMVYGLGYPFISRFKDIAPAMDLSARPLSDFQAGLGSVLLEGCREDFSARHKNGAFIIEGLRGNDGVILPDISGRIYAVFNRLPLLFRDARLLERKQRELWDAGIESSRMYDMPLHHMFELGYKKEDFPNADYLAGHLLTLPVYPLLKKQYLEKMIEVIRK; via the coding sequence ATGATCAGGAAGATACCGATCATACGCCCCGATATAAGCGCCTCTGATATTATCCGCGGTTTTAAATCGCTTTGCGCAGGCAGCTCATCCGAGGAGTTCATTGCCGTCTTGTCCGGGTTCACCCGCGCGAAGTTCATCTGCACGGTCAATTCCGGGTTAGCCGCTTTTTATATCCTGCTTAAAGCATTGCAGGAAAAATCCTTTACAAAAGAGGTGGTCTTGCCGGCTTATACCGCAGGCAGCCTTATCACCGCGGTAAGAAAGGCGGGATTAAAACCGGTCCTGTGCGATATTTCCCTGAAGGATTTCAATATGGATAAGGATGTTTTATCCGGAGCGCTTTCCGGGGATACTCTGGCGGTGGTGGCCGTGCATATGTTCGGTATCCCTGTCCGGGATATCGCCGGGTTCAGGGCAATGATCCCTGAAGGGACATGGTTTTTAGAGGATTGCGCCCAGGCGATGGGGTCTAAGGTATCCGGCCTGCCTGTCGGCTGTTTCAGCGACGCCGGGTTCTTCAGTTTTAACCGGGGCAAGAACTTATCCGTTTTCTCCGGTGGATGCATATGCACCAATAATGAGGATATTGCCGCTGGCGTCCGGTCAGCTGTCCGGGGTTTGAGAAAAGCCGGGCCGTTATCCGGTTCTCTGCTGTTATTCAAGACCGCAGCCCTTGTCTTGGCCACAAACCCTATGGTTTACGGGTTAGGCTATCCGTTCATATCCCGTTTTAAGGATATAGCCCCGGCTATGGATCTTTCGGCCCGGCCCTTAAGCGATTTTCAGGCAGGACTGGGTTCTGTTCTTCTTGAAGGCTGCCGGGAGGATTTTTCCGCCAGGCATAAGAACGGCGCGTTCATTATTGAGGGATTGAGAGGCAATGACGGCGTTATCCTCCCGGATATATCCGGGAGGATCTATGCGGTATTTAACCGCTTGCCGCTTTTATTCAGGGATGCGCGGTTGCTTGAGCGCAAACAGAGGGAATTATGGGATGCAGGCATTGAGAGCTCCCGGATGTATGATATGCCTTTGCACCATATGTTCGAGCTGGGGTACAAAAAAGAGGATTTTCCCAACGCGGATTATCTGGCCGGGCATTTGCTGACCCTGCCGGTGTATCCTTTATTGAAGAAGCAGTATCTGGAAAAGATGATCGAGGTTATAAGAAAATAA
- a CDS encoding class I SAM-dependent methyltransferase: protein MLKKIYYWMHNLTARADERFEHSSGHWQSMVRHQALLYCNMVKEGNILEIGCGEGLFLSQLALNNPGARIFGVDINRGRIERARERFRQKELKNITLQVQGGESIDFPDEYFDAVVCINVFYILESIEAVRRFLMTMSRVCKKQGYLIFDFRSSLNQLLRLKYKLAPYYDGTVKGQPLNTYYPAQIEGVLRELGLRMLDEKPVGFPCRSWAPIIVMKAGKR, encoded by the coding sequence ATGTTAAAGAAAATTTATTACTGGATGCATAATCTGACTGCGCGGGCTGATGAGCGGTTCGAGCATTCCAGCGGACATTGGCAAAGTATGGTCAGGCATCAGGCGCTTTTATACTGTAATATGGTAAAAGAAGGTAATATACTGGAAATCGGCTGCGGGGAAGGCCTGTTTTTATCGCAGCTCGCTTTGAACAATCCCGGCGCCCGGATTTTTGGCGTGGATATCAATCGCGGCAGAATAGAAAGGGCCAGGGAGAGATTCCGGCAAAAGGAGTTGAAGAATATAACTTTGCAGGTTCAGGGGGGCGAATCGATCGATTTTCCGGATGAATATTTTGATGCCGTGGTTTGTATCAATGTTTTTTATATATTGGAATCTATCGAAGCCGTAAGGCGGTTTTTAATGACCATGTCCAGGGTCTGCAAGAAACAAGGGTATCTGATCTTTGATTTTCGCAGTTCCCTGAACCAGTTGCTCAGGCTTAAGTATAAACTCGCCCCGTATTACGACGGGACCGTCAAAGGGCAGCCCTTGAACACATATTATCCTGCCCAGATAGAGGGTGTATTAAGGGAATTGGGCTTGAGGATGCTTGATGAAAAGCCGGTAGGTTTTCCTTGCAGGTCCTGGGCCCCTATTATAGTGATGAAAGCGGGGAAAAGATGA
- a CDS encoding glycosyltransferase family 9 protein: MDKKRKKLPAPQDVRNILIINLGGLGDFLLSEPALCALRAFYRNARIVLWCIPRAAQFAQDCPCIDEVVFFDFRMISTLRTLFYLRQREFELVLNMRSIHSWASAFKMAAIFHLLKAGCRIGRDTDGRGFFFDIRIPETIKGRMPEYQYDLNTVKALGIDAQYRRPQISISAGDNAYIHGLLSECGINDADILVGVNPSTPVLSRQWPAENFAAAINRLQEMIKCKIVITGFRGTEPAVMRFKEMLKAEPVNLAGKTTIKQLAVLIKRCNLYITNDTGSMHIASVLDVPQIALFGPGDLARFDPRHISDKAAVFYSYPACGPCYNSACESRSCFRDIRPDAVAEAAVTILGKKC; the protein is encoded by the coding sequence ATGGATAAAAAAAGAAAAAAGCTCCCTGCGCCGCAGGATGTGCGCAATATCCTGATCATTAACCTCGGCGGGTTAGGCGATTTTCTCCTTTCGGAACCCGCGCTCTGCGCTTTGCGCGCTTTCTACCGGAACGCGCGTATCGTCCTTTGGTGCATACCGCGGGCCGCGCAGTTCGCGCAGGACTGCCCCTGCATAGACGAGGTGGTATTTTTCGATTTCCGTATGATCAGCACGCTCAGGACTTTGTTTTACCTGCGCCAAAGGGAATTCGAACTGGTTTTAAATATGCGCAGCATCCATTCCTGGGCCAGCGCTTTCAAGATGGCGGCTATTTTTCATCTGCTTAAGGCCGGATGCAGGATCGGCCGCGATACCGACGGCAGGGGTTTTTTCTTCGATATAAGGATCCCGGAGACTATTAAGGGCCGTATGCCGGAGTATCAATATGATCTGAACACAGTAAAGGCTTTGGGAATAGACGCGCAATACCGGCGGCCGCAGATCAGCATATCCGCAGGGGATAATGCTTATATACACGGGCTTTTGTCCGAATGCGGGATCAATGACGCGGATATCCTGGTCGGGGTCAATCCTTCCACGCCTGTTTTATCACGGCAGTGGCCGGCAGAGAATTTTGCGGCGGCGATAAACCGCCTGCAGGAGATGATCAAATGTAAAATAGTCATAACCGGCTTTAGAGGAACGGAGCCGGCGGTCATGCGCTTTAAGGAAATGTTAAAAGCGGAGCCGGTAAACCTTGCCGGGAAGACCACTATTAAGCAACTGGCTGTATTGATCAAAAGATGTAACCTGTATATTACCAACGATACCGGTTCAATGCATATAGCCTCGGTGCTGGATGTGCCGCAAATCGCTTTATTCGGCCCGGGAGACCTGGCCAGGTTCGACCCTCGGCATATCTCGGATAAGGCTGCAGTATTTTATTCGTATCCCGCGTGCGGGCCTTGTTATAATTCCGCGTGCGAGTCGCGAAGCTGTTTCAGGGACATCCGGCCGGATGCAGTGGCTGAAGCGGCGGTAACTATTCTGGGGAAAAAATGTTAA
- a CDS encoding glycosyltransferase family 9 protein, whose protein sequence is MSIRYLLKDGYLRLRGWFLRLFFVPGRIKCIKPEQVTSIAVIRIDRIGDVVASLPAVRALKSIFPQAKLAMVVPLSLVPLLENIPGIDRLIPYRGFWGTVNVLRKEGFYLITDLLMDYTLKTALLVFLSRPAVSAGFDISGRGRLFNVALKPVPGQKRMCECLMDIPRELAVLSGGDSGLAADALPRIFLSDEDNSFADDFLKTRAVEKGELIVGVAPGGKFPSQRWGIRNFAALADKISDKHKARIILIANSQERKSAGKLASLLTPHPLMAVGLPLNRLAAIISRMGLMVCNNSGPLHIAAALGVPTVSTMGPTVPYLWHPAGERNSVIRKDLSCSPCSKAFCSRHKCMSSITVKEMEEAVGALLGRTGKP, encoded by the coding sequence ATGAGCATAAGGTATTTATTGAAAGACGGATATCTTCGCCTGCGCGGATGGTTCCTTCGGCTGTTCTTTGTGCCTGGAAGGATAAAATGCATAAAGCCTGAACAGGTAACATCCATAGCGGTGATCCGGATCGACCGTATAGGCGATGTTGTGGCGTCTTTGCCCGCGGTCCGCGCTTTAAAGTCCATATTCCCGCAAGCGAAATTGGCTATGGTGGTCCCTCTTTCGCTTGTCCCGCTTTTAGAGAATATTCCCGGGATAGACCGGTTGATCCCTTACCGGGGGTTTTGGGGGACCGTAAATGTACTGCGAAAAGAAGGATTTTACCTGATAACGGACCTGCTTATGGATTATACGCTTAAAACGGCATTGCTCGTTTTTTTAAGCCGGCCGGCTGTCAGCGCGGGTTTTGATATCTCTGGACGCGGCAGGCTTTTTAACGTAGCGCTTAAGCCCGTGCCGGGACAGAAGAGGATGTGCGAATGCCTGATGGATATCCCCCGGGAACTCGCCGTTTTATCCGGAGGGGATAGCGGTCTTGCCGCGGATGCCTTGCCGCGGATCTTTTTATCGGATGAGGATAATTCATTTGCCGATGATTTCCTGAAAACCCGGGCGGTTGAAAAGGGCGAGCTTATAGTGGGGGTAGCCCCAGGAGGGAAATTTCCCAGCCAGCGCTGGGGGATCAGGAATTTTGCAGCCTTGGCGGATAAGATCAGCGATAAACATAAGGCCAGGATAATTTTGATCGCAAACTCACAGGAAAGAAAATCCGCGGGCAAGCTTGCCTCTTTGTTAACGCCGCATCCTCTTATGGCAGTCGGCTTGCCTTTGAATAGGCTGGCCGCGATTATATCCAGGATGGGCCTTATGGTCTGTAATAATTCCGGGCCGCTGCATATCGCCGCGGCTTTAGGTGTACCCACGGTATCTACTATGGGACCGACTGTCCCTTATTTGTGGCATCCTGCAGGCGAAAGGAATAGCGTTATCCGCAAGGACCTGTCCTGCAGCCCGTGCAGTAAGGCGTTCTGTTCGCGGCATAAATGTATGTCGTCTATCACGGTAAAGGAAATGGAAGAGGCGGTTGGGGCGTTGCTTGGCAGAACAGGTAAGCCTTAA
- a CDS encoding glycosyltransferase family 2 protein, translating to MWNDKTVSLILPTYTERDVIRRVIEEFCAGGLVDEVVVCNNNAECGTDEEVAKTSARIVYEKRQGYGWAIQQGLSQAKGELLVVAEPDGTFQGKDIIKLLAYADDFEVVMGTRTTRELIWQGANMDFSLRWGNFLVAKFLEFLFNTSQLTDMGCTMKLINRGAYDKLKDKFRIGDSRFNCEFILWMAIIRLRFIEIPVNYSARSGVSTITGNKIKAFCLGSRMFFLIAWYFLSHVFGNMRERADRQRGE from the coding sequence ATGTGGAATGATAAGACTGTATCGTTAATCCTGCCGACTTATACCGAACGCGATGTGATACGTCGGGTGATCGAAGAATTTTGCGCTGGCGGATTAGTGGATGAGGTAGTGGTCTGCAATAATAACGCCGAGTGCGGCACCGATGAAGAGGTTGCCAAGACCAGCGCCCGCATAGTATATGAGAAAAGGCAGGGGTATGGCTGGGCTATCCAACAGGGGTTAAGCCAGGCTAAGGGCGAACTGTTGGTCGTGGCTGAACCTGACGGGACATTCCAGGGAAAGGATATCATCAAGCTTTTAGCTTACGCCGATGACTTTGAGGTGGTTATGGGGACCAGGACTACCCGTGAACTGATCTGGCAGGGCGCGAATATGGATTTCTCGCTGCGCTGGGGGAATTTTCTGGTAGCTAAGTTCCTGGAGTTCCTTTTTAATACCTCCCAGCTTACCGATATGGGATGCACTATGAAACTCATCAATCGCGGGGCGTACGATAAGCTGAAGGACAAGTTCCGGATCGGCGATTCCCGTTTTAACTGCGAATTCATACTCTGGATGGCGATCATAAGGTTGCGGTTCATCGAGATACCGGTGAATTACAGCGCCAGGAGCGGCGTATCGACAATAACCGGAAACAAGATAAAGGCTTTCTGTTTGGGATCCAGGATGTTTTTTCTGATCGCCTGGTATTTTTTGTCCCATGTTTTCGGCAATATGCGCGAACGCGCGGATAGGCAAAGGGGAGAATGA
- a CDS encoding glycosyltransferase family 39 protein gives MGDEVGLMLAGRAVFQKGITVFFVEHGDRLFGIWHPPGFVLTIGALGRVLGVNEVSGRLPGITCFLVSLILIYLICGEIFKKSKNAGSAGLWACLIYAMNPLAQRGSLLIDMDGTILNTAALFFIWLISRAQYPRLAAKQILILGFSLFMVMFIKLSAPLLIVGTFLAYLLFRKAGEKAKQLIQISCCAVILFLSAWFVYCWANARDPGDILFVPLSVLSRFYTGAASPGGWDIFARNAWSVLIWASPSFIILSVVSLIAFFKQGSGGNEPLPARQLALYGIAAGVIYLFVGGVTHSFPKYHAAVMPVLSIFIGWFLSEKLRFKKEEMPVLFICASGLMLYNIFVVGDPLYGINYRLKEALILNSGLMARQVLFKEAARFLLIIAVLPMAYLFLSARSKRPFLLVLFLTMVSSNLALSFVQAKAGYNTVYCYGAKGVRETAAFVRANTDAAEPIIAPAEIKWLANDNLLSYVLNKDLKGRDMFIRAMKEHKISCLVYGVTGNSLSQYRNIFNQGSVREFLENGFTSSQIGSYTVWLRKQGRYYVE, from the coding sequence ATGGGCGATGAGGTCGGGTTGATGCTGGCCGGCCGCGCGGTATTCCAGAAAGGGATAACCGTGTTCTTTGTCGAGCACGGTGACAGGCTTTTTGGGATATGGCATCCTCCGGGGTTTGTCCTGACGATCGGGGCGTTAGGCAGGGTGCTGGGCGTTAACGAGGTTTCCGGCCGGTTGCCCGGGATAACCTGTTTTCTGGTTTCGTTGATACTGATCTATTTGATCTGCGGCGAAATTTTCAAGAAAAGCAAGAATGCCGGATCAGCGGGTTTATGGGCTTGTTTGATCTATGCCATGAACCCTTTGGCGCAGCGGGGTTCGCTTTTGATCGATATGGACGGAACTATATTGAACACGGCGGCCTTGTTCTTTATTTGGCTTATTTCCCGCGCGCAATATCCGAGATTGGCCGCGAAACAGATACTGATATTGGGTTTTTCTTTGTTCATGGTAATGTTCATTAAATTATCCGCTCCTTTGCTGATTGTAGGGACATTCCTGGCATATTTGCTTTTCAGAAAGGCTGGGGAAAAGGCAAAACAGTTGATCCAGATAAGCTGCTGCGCGGTAATTTTATTCTTGTCGGCCTGGTTTGTTTACTGTTGGGCCAATGCCCGGGATCCCGGGGATATTTTATTTGTCCCGTTATCAGTGTTGAGCCGTTTCTATACCGGTGCAGCCAGTCCTGGCGGATGGGATATTTTTGCCCGGAATGCCTGGTCTGTCCTTATCTGGGCCTCGCCGTCGTTCATTATCCTCTCGGTTGTTTCCCTGATCGCGTTTTTTAAGCAGGGCAGCGGGGGGAATGAGCCGCTGCCGGCAAGGCAATTGGCGTTGTATGGGATCGCCGCCGGGGTTATTTATCTTTTTGTCGGAGGTGTCACGCATAGTTTCCCTAAGTACCATGCTGCTGTAATGCCGGTACTTTCCATATTTATCGGATGGTTTTTATCGGAGAAACTGCGTTTTAAGAAAGAAGAAATGCCGGTTTTATTCATTTGCGCGTCCGGGCTTATGCTCTATAATATTTTCGTGGTAGGCGATCCATTGTACGGGATAAATTACCGGCTTAAAGAGGCTTTGATCCTGAACAGCGGCTTAATGGCCAGGCAGGTGCTGTTTAAGGAGGCGGCCCGTTTTTTGCTGATCATCGCGGTTTTGCCTATGGCTTATTTATTCCTGTCAGCCAGATCAAAGCGTCCATTCCTGCTTGTTTTATTCCTGACTATGGTCAGCTCGAATTTGGCATTGTCTTTTGTCCAGGCAAAGGCCGGGTATAATACTGTTTATTGCTACGGCGCGAAAGGGGTCAGGGAAACAGCGGCTTTTGTGCGGGCTAACACCGATGCCGCTGAACCGATAATCGCTCCGGCGGAGATAAAATGGCTGGCGAATGATAATCTGCTTTCTTATGTTTTGAATAAAGATCTAAAAGGAAGGGATATGTTCATCCGGGCTATGAAAGAGCACAAAATAAGCTGCCTGGTCTACGGGGTTACCGGCAACAGCCTGAGCCAATACCGGAATATCTTTAATCAGGGTTCAGTGCGGGAATTTCTGGAGAATGGTTTTACATCCTCTCAAATAGGCTCGTATACTGTGTGGTTGAGGAAACAGGGGCGTTATTATGTGGAATGA
- a CDS encoding class I SAM-dependent methyltransferase, whose amino-acid sequence MLAQKQYPPCVICGCQDARFLFKAKGVDILGDKLFGLIQCPGCSLIRLYPAAEKVDFRDIDKGGFYTDKRGKGMIFTAFIFLMGIFMRLRAGKIEKKARKGAILDVGCGQGSFLKEMARRGWDCWGADISAYALDAAGTKENIRFCPGDVADLDLPGNYFDAVTFWHSFEHIAAPGRALNKARSILKDNGRLFISVPNVRSFEARMSLKDWLGLELPRHHYMYSARNLIRLIDGNGFRVTDISYNSLEYNFPFISQSLFNFLGGEHNLLHKMFKRDVLLYDTCFLRRLYTIFLIAGLLPLTLVLTIFISVVNMVCANGTVIEVFARKKGLND is encoded by the coding sequence ATGCTAGCGCAAAAGCAATATCCGCCTTGTGTTATTTGCGGCTGTCAGGATGCCCGTTTTCTGTTCAAGGCGAAAGGCGTGGATATCCTTGGCGATAAATTATTCGGCCTGATCCAATGCCCCGGCTGTTCTTTGATCCGGTTATATCCTGCTGCGGAGAAAGTGGATTTCCGGGATATTGACAAAGGCGGTTTCTATACGGATAAACGCGGGAAAGGCATGATTTTTACGGCTTTTATTTTCTTAATGGGTATATTCATGCGGCTGCGGGCAGGAAAGATCGAAAAAAAGGCGCGGAAAGGCGCGATACTGGATGTGGGCTGCGGCCAGGGCTCGTTTCTTAAGGAAATGGCGCGCAGAGGCTGGGATTGCTGGGGTGCGGATATCTCCGCTTACGCGCTTGATGCGGCAGGGACAAAGGAGAATATACGCTTCTGTCCGGGGGATGTCGCGGATCTTGATCTGCCCGGCAATTATTTCGACGCGGTAACTTTCTGGCACAGCTTCGAGCATATCGCTGCGCCGGGACGGGCGCTTAATAAAGCGCGCTCCATCTTGAAAGATAACGGCCGTTTGTTCATTTCTGTGCCGAATGTGCGGAGTTTTGAGGCCAGGATGAGCCTGAAAGACTGGTTGGGCCTGGAATTGCCCAGACACCATTATATGTACAGCGCCCGGAATTTGATACGGCTGATCGATGGCAACGGCTTCCGCGTTACCGATATAAGCTATAACTCTTTGGAATATAATTTCCCGTTCATCAGCCAGAGCCTTTTTAATTTCTTGGGAGGGGAGCATAATTTGTTGCACAAAATGTTCAAAAGGGATGTTCTTTTGTATGACACCTGTTTTTTGCGCAGGCTCTACACGATATTCCTGATCGCGGGGTTGCTGCCTTTAACGTTAGTTTTGACTATTTTTATATCGGTGGTAAATATGGTTTGCGCGAACGGGACGGTTATCGAGGTTTTTGCCCGAAAGAAAGGGTTGAATGATTAA